A genomic region of Metopolophium dirhodum isolate CAU chromosome 1, ASM1992520v1, whole genome shotgun sequence contains the following coding sequences:
- the LOC132935826 gene encoding uncharacterized protein LOC132935826, with protein MFMATGESFHSLAFAFRISQSYISRIVKLVLKSLSNRLTPILLPTPTKDDMVEISKQFWKKWNFPNCVGAIDGKHIRIFSPEKSGSLYYNYKDFFSIVLLAIVDANCKFILVDIGSYGKESDSGIFNKSKMSEQMKNCEYFPPNCKIPNSEKILPYVYIGDEAFRLDPHMMRPYSKIESRNDCEKKIFNYRLSRARRTTENSFGLLSQVFRVFYTPIPIKPETVDHLILSACCLHNLLRDQYTLENTSEQHYYNFDPNDYPANNMVQLEHTGGYGNYEGFLVRDEFKQFFNSPQGTVPWQNYHTLRTDTS; from the exons at gtTTATGGCAACTGGTGAATCTTTTCATTCCCTTGCTTTTGCCTTTCGTATTTCTCAAAGTTACATTTCACGTATTGTGAAGCTAGTTTTGAAAAGTTTAAGCAATCGATTAACacctattttattacctacaccAACAAAAGATGACATGGTAGAAATATCAAAACAGTTTTGGAAAAAGTGGAATTTTCCGAATTGTGTGGGTGCCATTGATGGTAAGCATATTCGTATATTTTCACCAGAGAAAAGTGgatcattatattacaattacaaaGATTTCTTCTCAATCGTTTTGTTGGCAATTGTTGATGCGAACTGCAAGTTCATTTTGGTTGACATAGGATCTTATGGTAAAGAGAGCGATAGTGGTATATTtaacaaatcaaaaatgtcagaacaaatgaaaaattgtgaatattttCCACCTAATTGCAAAATTCcaaattcagaaaaaatattgCCGTATGTATACATCGGTGATGAAGCATTTCGTTTGGACCCACACATGATGCGACCATACTCTAAAATAGAGTCTAGAAATgattgcgaaaaaaaaattttcaattatcgTTTGTCACGGGCAAGAAGAACGACTGAAAATAGCTTTGGACTATTAAGCCAGGTTTTTAGAGTGTTTTATACACCGATACCAATAAAACCAGAAACCGTCGACCATCTCATATTATCTGCATGCTGTCTTCATAATCTTTTACGTGACCAATATACTTTAGAGAATACATCAGAACAACACTATTACAATTTTGACCCAAATGATTATCCTGCTAATAATATGGTACAGCTTGAGCATACGGGAGGATATGGAAATTATGAAGGCTTTTTAGTAAGAGatgaatttaaacaatttttcaactcTCCGCAGGGTACAGTACCATGGCAAAATTATCATACATTAAGAACCGATACTTCGtaa
- the LOC132936932 gene encoding uncharacterized protein LOC132936932 has translation MPNLSIHLVYPSNSSLIYFYIFKHKIIYPVDDCKKRWKNIKDTYNKKRRGRKLGTGSATREKPSKWILEDVLTFLDTAVYERQSLTNVTNDEDEEECLNSLDNSVSQIEPENENIQLPSTLESTTEVQKSKIETTGTKRQKKTEAFIEILNQRSEERSRLLQELTNPEEAEDPIDVFFKSIALTVKQFSPQLKIKAKMEVLKIINELELLNLKPSNQTSSPSNYEFAENVSSRFQELHPINYSATSHSELNGNSSASNWSEHFQNF, from the exons ATGCCTAACCTATCAATTCATCTCGTGTATCCATCCAACTCTT ctcttatttatttttacatttttaaacataaaattatttatccagTTGATGATTGTAAAAAGCGgtggaaaaatattaaggatacatataataaaaaaaggagAGGCAGAAAATTGGGTACTGGGTCAGCTACGAGAGAAAAACCTTCGAAATGGATACTAGAGGATGTTTTGACATTTTTGGATACAGCTGTATATGAAagaca gagcTTAACGAATGTGACAAACGATGAGGACGAGGAAGAATGTTTAAATTCATTGGATAATAGTGTTTCTCAAATTGAACCGGAAAATGAAAACATACAATTACCATCAACTTTAGAGTCTACAACAGaagttcaaaaatcaaaaatagaaACAACTGGTAcaaaacgacaaaaaaaaactgaagcaTTCATCGAAATATTGAACCAAAGAAGTGAAGAAAGAAGCCGTTTACTACAAGAGCTGACAAACCCAGAAGAAGCAGAAGACCCAATCGACGTTTTCTTCAAAAGTATAGCCCTAACAGTAAAACAGTTTTCGCCCCAACTAAAGATTAAAGCAAAAAtggaagtattaaaaataataaatgaactgGAACTTTTGAATCTTAAACCATCGAATCAGACAAGTAGTCCTTCTAATTACGAGTTTGCAGAAAATGTAAGTTCTAGGTTCCAAGAGTTACACCCGATAAATTATTCCGCCACATCACATTCTGAGCTCAATGGAAACTCATCAGCATCCAATTGGTcggaacattttcaaaatttttaa